The following are from one region of the Verrucomicrobiaceae bacterium genome:
- a CDS encoding alcohol dehydrogenase catalytic domain-containing protein, whose product MHESTAAEAASRLCAACGMCCDGTLFQIVRMQPSDRPGRLMELGARIRRKNGESFMEQPCAALRQGGCSIYSERPVRCRAFRCEQLRRLELHARTEAECLSSIRSARALVERVKGLLEECGQRDDGSALVEQYERAIATRPSPHLEPEMTKNRQLLDVAMHDLKSMLNHDFHPRMSHRALALVAPRRFEWVPATPTGSPGAGEVLVRVRAIGICGTDFSGFLGKMPFIEYPRILGHELGVEVLATGEGVTGVKSGDRCAVEPYLNCGSCQACKRGNTNCCETLAVLGVHTDGGMREELLLPAAKLHVGNALAFEQLALVETLAIGCHAVNRASVMVDDEVLIIGAGPIGLTVVEFARAAGARITVLESNARRRAFVETHYAGVRATGALAANYRARVIFDATGNAASMSATLGYAEFTGRIVFVGITKESVVLDDPLFHRRELTLLASRNAQSADFPRILGMIQRGEIDTRPWISHRCDFADLPQHMESWLDPAAGVIKAVTVV is encoded by the coding sequence ATGCATGAATCCACCGCCGCTGAGGCTGCGAGCCGCTTGTGTGCTGCTTGCGGCATGTGCTGTGATGGGACTTTGTTCCAAATCGTGCGGATGCAGCCTTCGGATAGACCGGGACGGCTCATGGAGCTGGGGGCGCGGATTCGGCGGAAAAATGGGGAGAGCTTTATGGAGCAGCCCTGCGCGGCACTGCGGCAAGGTGGGTGCTCGATCTATTCGGAGCGGCCCGTGCGATGCAGGGCCTTTCGCTGTGAGCAACTCCGCCGGTTGGAGCTCCATGCACGAACAGAGGCGGAATGCCTGAGTAGTATCCGCTCCGCTCGGGCTCTGGTGGAGCGAGTAAAGGGGCTACTGGAAGAGTGTGGGCAGCGTGATGATGGGAGTGCTCTCGTGGAGCAGTATGAGCGTGCTATTGCTACCCGTCCAAGTCCGCATCTGGAGCCTGAAATGACGAAAAATCGTCAATTGCTCGATGTAGCGATGCATGATCTTAAAAGTATGCTGAATCACGATTTCCATCCACGCATGTCACACCGCGCACTGGCTCTGGTGGCGCCGCGCCGCTTCGAGTGGGTGCCCGCGACGCCTACGGGCTCTCCAGGTGCTGGTGAGGTACTGGTGCGTGTGCGTGCCATTGGCATCTGCGGCACGGATTTCAGCGGCTTTCTCGGAAAGATGCCGTTTATCGAATACCCACGCATTTTAGGGCACGAGTTGGGCGTGGAGGTGCTGGCGACGGGTGAAGGGGTGACTGGGGTGAAGTCTGGTGATCGCTGCGCTGTTGAGCCTTATCTGAACTGTGGCAGTTGCCAGGCTTGTAAACGTGGAAATACGAACTGCTGTGAGACGCTTGCGGTGTTAGGTGTGCATACGGATGGGGGCATGCGTGAGGAGTTGCTGCTTCCGGCTGCGAAGCTCCATGTAGGCAATGCACTTGCTTTTGAGCAATTGGCGCTGGTGGAGACGCTGGCAATCGGTTGCCATGCTGTGAATCGCGCCTCGGTGATGGTTGATGATGAGGTGTTGATCATCGGAGCGGGGCCGATTGGGCTTACGGTGGTGGAGTTTGCGCGTGCGGCGGGTGCTCGTATCACGGTTTTGGAGTCCAATGCACGTCGCCGTGCCTTTGTGGAGACGCACTATGCTGGTGTGCGGGCTACGGGGGCTCTGGCTGCGAATTACAGGGCGCGGGTGATTTTCGATGCGACGGGGAATGCGGCGTCGATGAGTGCGACGCTGGGTTATGCGGAGTTCACTGGGCGTATCGTGTTTGTCGGTATCACGAAGGAGTCTGTGGTGCTGGATGATCCGCTTTTTCATCGCCGGGAGCTGACGCTGCTGGCTAGCAGGAATGCGCAAAGCGCGGATTTTCCACGGATTTTGGGGATGATCCAGCGCGGCGAGATTGATACGCGTCCATGGATCAGTCACCGCTGCGATTTCGCAGATTTGCCGCAGCACATGGAGTCCTGGCTGGACCCTGCTGCGGGGGTGATCAAAGCGGTAACGGTGGTGTGA
- a CDS encoding MBL fold metallo-hydrolase, giving the protein MSDLHAHTPDSVITLRPKRRSSLLGRVEGDGQNQIGLRPVEGWQKRNMDYLNKVLLPVLLAPRRPGHDFGTLPEVAVDEMAVTWLGHAGFLVQIGGMNILIDPIWALWLGPIKRVRHPSVWAHDLPRIDLVLITHAHHDHLHVPSLRKVAAAQPVIVPEGVGGLLKNCGFGRIVELRPWQSATFAELRITLTPARHWGARMLHDTHRGFGGYLIQGPGHTVYHCGDSSMFDGFAEIGRRASIDVALMPIGAYEPPSGRPVHMSPEEALDAFLMTGARHMVPMHFDTYPLSGEPLHEPAERLITAVAQRGLEGRVTVLNEGESAIFPPPTGSPT; this is encoded by the coding sequence ATGTCTGATCTCCACGCCCACACGCCTGACAGCGTCATCACCTTGCGGCCGAAACGCCGCTCCTCCTTGCTCGGTAGAGTCGAGGGAGATGGGCAAAACCAAATCGGCCTGCGCCCCGTCGAGGGCTGGCAGAAGCGGAACATGGATTATCTCAATAAGGTCCTTTTGCCGGTGCTTCTGGCACCGCGCCGCCCTGGGCATGATTTTGGGACGCTTCCAGAAGTCGCCGTGGATGAGATGGCCGTGACTTGGCTGGGGCATGCGGGCTTCCTGGTGCAAATCGGTGGCATGAATATCCTCATCGACCCGATCTGGGCTCTGTGGCTGGGGCCGATCAAGCGTGTGCGCCATCCGAGTGTCTGGGCACATGATCTGCCGCGAATCGATCTCGTGCTGATCACGCATGCGCACCATGACCATTTACATGTCCCCTCACTGCGCAAAGTGGCTGCGGCTCAGCCCGTGATTGTGCCGGAGGGAGTAGGCGGGCTGCTGAAGAACTGTGGATTTGGCCGCATCGTCGAGCTGCGCCCCTGGCAGAGTGCCACCTTTGCCGAGCTGCGCATCACGCTCACGCCGGCACGGCACTGGGGAGCACGGATGCTCCATGACACGCATCGCGGATTCGGTGGTTATCTCATCCAGGGGCCTGGGCACACGGTGTATCATTGTGGAGATAGTTCCATGTTTGATGGTTTTGCGGAGATCGGTCGCAGGGCCAGCATTGATGTCGCACTGATGCCTATCGGCGCCTATGAGCCACCCAGTGGACGACCGGTTCACATGAGTCCAGAGGAGGCTCTGGATGCCTTTCTGATGACTGGTGCACGTCACATGGTGCCGATGCATTTTGATACTTACCCTCTCAGTGGCGAGCCACTGCACGAGCCTGCGGAGCGGCTCATCACTGCTGTGGCGCAGCGTGGGCTGGAGGGGCGAGTCACTGTGCTGAATGAAGGAGAAAGCGCCATCTTTCCTCCGCCGACTGGCAGCCCGACGTGA
- a CDS encoding HNH endonuclease — protein MNEVLNKSSVLVLNRHWQAIDVKTPIEAFGMIAAGNATALDIHPGGDMRPVTWEEWVHLPVRPEDNAIGTVSGGVRIPSVLVLARYDKVPRRRPKFCAKAIWERDGGICQYTGRKLRPHEGNIDHIVPISRGGGTNWENCVLADRKINSRKGNKLPDEAGLKLLRRPTTPPELPVTHLIKNTHRVRDWDLFLQHVNAAAS, from the coding sequence ATGAATGAAGTGTTGAACAAAAGTAGCGTGCTGGTTTTGAACCGGCATTGGCAAGCCATCGACGTGAAAACGCCCATCGAGGCCTTCGGCATGATCGCCGCAGGAAACGCCACCGCCCTCGACATCCATCCCGGAGGAGACATGCGGCCCGTGACCTGGGAGGAGTGGGTGCATCTGCCCGTACGACCAGAGGACAATGCCATCGGTACTGTCAGCGGCGGCGTGCGCATCCCCAGCGTGCTCGTGCTCGCCCGCTATGACAAAGTGCCGCGTCGGCGCCCCAAATTCTGCGCCAAAGCCATCTGGGAGCGAGATGGCGGCATCTGCCAATACACTGGACGAAAACTCCGGCCTCATGAGGGCAATATCGACCACATCGTCCCCATCTCACGCGGAGGCGGCACCAACTGGGAAAACTGCGTCCTCGCCGACCGGAAGATCAACAGCCGAAAAGGCAACAAGCTACCCGACGAAGCCGGTCTGAAGCTCCTGCGCCGACCCACGACACCACCAGAGCTACCCGTGACGCATCTGATCAAAAACACCCACCGCGTTCGCGATTGGGATCTATTCCTGCAGCATGTGAATGCCGCAGCCTCCTGA